The Vitis vinifera cultivar Pinot Noir 40024 chromosome 8, ASM3070453v1 genome segment ttttctaaattagattttatataatttagtatttttaataattaaattatcatCATATCTTAATAACAGTGTAGTGATCACTAAGTCCTAATGTTCTATTTTTACCTACTAGGTGTTCACTATTCTATAATAACTTACATGATTCATCAATTTCGCCATTGAATCGATCttactattttcattttcttccttttacaTTTAGGTTAATCTTATGGAGATTATAGCATATACATCGCCTAAAAAGGTTATTTGCCTCTTGGAAGAGTCTAATGAGGTTTCATCATCGGTTATATTTATGGATCCAACTGTAGTCATAATAATGTCTTTGTGGAACTATAGTTTAGGGATGACGGCATAGTGGATTTGGGACAGATCACTCTCATCCCAACTCCACCTTATTTGTTCAAGATAATTCTCATCTGtgtcccattaaaaaaaattaaacacggTGGGGTGGGGTGAAGCAAGCATACCGCCCCATCCCACCCTGTTtaacctttttaatttttttcttaaaattttttttaacattttttaattatatcaaaataaatatattttataaaaattaaaatattataatttttttataacttattttattaaaaaatatttttttattattacaattatcaatatattaaaaatagaaaaaaaaattaaattaaattaattttatatataattgggcGGGACAAAGCAATTTTCGAACTTGTTccggattttaaaaaatatttcaaactcatttcaaaCTCGTCTCATTAAGGATGGGGCATGACGGATACCCAAAAAACTTGTCTTATTATCATCCCTACTATAGCCaaataaagaattatttaatgtATTAAACATATatgacattaaaaataaatttgtaagtATTGATTTTCTACTATGAtttggaatttttctttcccattcttcGGCTTAATTTACTTGGTATAACattaagaataatattaaagTAAAGATTTTCTACTATATAAAACAAATAGGATCTCAAAATTTTTTGAGCAACAAGagttgaaattaattaattccaACCTTACTCCTTTGTGCATGATAGCATATTTAATTTCTCAATAGCTTTTTGGACATTAGTTAAATAGTTAATTTCTCCGCTAGAAAACAAGTCAAGCAAGAAAAAATGCACATTGAGTGAGGTACATTTTTATATCCTCTCCAAAACTTTGTGTGCTTTCTTGGATTTCAccatataataagaaaatttgaaagttgggttactttatttttttcaaataaagacATAAAATTTGGACAAATTGTATCCATATAATCATCGATCATGTAGTTTCCACTGACAGTCAGTTGTGCCACAAAAGAGTGAAGGCAAGAGATTGGCTAAGTTTCTTTGGCTCTGTGTTTTCAGCTGAAAAGGGACTTCCCAAGTGATTGTAAAAAGGGTTCGTTGGGTTGTTTTTCCATTGCTCTTTACGTGTAAGCTTGAATAACAGGGGTCTGTTTGCCTTATCTTCCACCTCATAAGAGAGTTGCGCTTAGGGAGACTCAAAATCACCGCTACTATTGTCAAGCTTGGACATGATTAACATCGACTCAATTGAGATTGTGGCTACACCTTGATTTAGGGTTTTTCCGTTACTTCTTTGAGTGTaagtgtggaccccgtatttcggctcatgcgttttttactcgatgacgagctcgattttatttgaaaatgatttttatttattaagaaaatgacttggagttgccacttattttcattttatttttaaagggtaaacaaaataagaaaaaaaaaaccctaagtgcgactccactacaaggaaaaacatatatggtgacatttataataagtcactataaacatagggtgtcactacaacatagcgtcaccttatccactgacaccatagagggtatcaattggtgacgtatttagaagtgacaccaaagcagataaatggtgacacattcagaagagacaccatatatttttagtgatgcttaatttgatatagagttgtatgagatatataaggtgtcatattaaatgcatcatctttgagttatggtgtcacgttaaatgtatcacctttaatttatggtgtcacatcattgtaaatgattatggaagatatggttgttttttgttgattagtttgtagatttttgtaatgcttattaataaataagactaacatgtgtaaattgtccataaatataataatcatattacatttaacttatattttcataatgcttatgaattaatttgtaacatattacatcatccaataatatttgtatatcaaatgttcacaaaatgatagtacatcaaacacatcaaacccaccaaaactaaaaaagaaaagtgaatacacattaaaacatgatttagaaatgttaagcttcccaacatttatatatacttgcatttcatatgcataaaaccggctaaccataaaatgacacaagagttgcatccaaaaacccaaaattctcaattccaaataaattaacatttatgtcctataatgtatgacataagagtcatatctaaaaagctaaatcttgttgcctctttctcctttctttttattcttcatattgtcctcccaagagtgtatacctgcatttcatagtttaatgagttttagaactgttcttattgaaaataaaaatgtgatgttataaacaataaacaaatctaagtactaatgttttctttttcttttttctttttctcattttggtataaaaatagttcgtaaagaataagtaatgttatacaatatcaatggaaaattcaatcatataacaactaagggacttaccatgaatgatcacgatacatcaatatgattcatgtttagttataacacaaaagtaatctatttttctctaatttcatcaaattctacttgagaatatgttttatttgccatcaaactgaaatcaaatgagaataacattaatatcacaataattgaaagtatgaaattgtatacaattcattaaacgagtaaaacctttgatgcaataactgtaaaatcaacaattatttctttaatgaatctcataacaaagtagtcatatttgaactcagtatcatttttttactattaaattatttttaaacaaaataacaattattaatatattggttcatttttaaatactttcataagaatatattttaactacaagttattttaatttatcaaaagatttttaggaaatgagctattatccatttattattttcttatttttcaaaaaatattttcagtcatttcatacacgttttcaactactaaaattattgtttttatagaataaacaaagaagcatacacttctcctccactcactaagtcaactattacaatcaccataatattttattcatctaccaatatctcattccatttagataactctctcaacaaaatcatttctacaatactttttactctcctatgatattgaatattttattccatttaggtgactctcaacacaaagaaaattaggaatgtcttcttaggttaactaaacaaagactttttttttactttacaatatgtataaaaaaaacaattatttattacaaggaatgtggtagaaaggtcatttcatttttaaagatttttttagaatttcttaaacatttacaaaaaatagaatctaacaattttatttctaaaaaaattgttcaattcaaaaaagaaagaagaatgtgatttttttaaagaaaagttaataaaccactttattcttgaattatctaaacaaaacttactaaaaaatattttatcccaaatttattttcaaaactttcttattgaaaactatctcatatataaattattttattatatagagaaactcttattttattctttttttagagaaaaattcacttgtttattaaatatcaaagaagtctatttttatgtctattaattaattaattatatatatatatatatatatatataaattctcttattttcatacaagaaatttccatttatgcctaaaatacttttagaaaaatcattgccaacaaaattttatttttaaaattattttcaacattcttatttaaaaaagttatcattggattattttcaaaaaggacagtcctaaaaaaattaaccatttataacccaatttaaactcaaaaattatccccaatattattttatattcctaaattattttcaaacaaaataacaattattaatattttgattcatttttaaatactttcacaaaaatatattttaaccacatattattttaatttatcaaaatatttttaggaaatgagttattttccatttattactatcctatttttcaaaacatattttcaggcatttcattcacattttaaaatttcaaatactaaaattattgtttttataaaacaacaaagcatgtaaatttcaactactaaaattattgtttttatagaataaacaaagcaacatacacttatcttccatttactaattcaactattacaatcaccccaatattttgttcacctaccaataattcattccatgtaggtgactctaaaaaaaaaagtcatatttataataccTTTTATGACTCTGATACCcaatattctattctatttaggtgactcaatacaaagaaagtgggaatgttttcttaggttaaccgaagaaaaccctaaataacttaagtgcttttggattaattgagtatcatcttgtagtagatgtcaatctctattgttagacttcaccaaaaagctcctatcacggtggaaaaaagtatcaaatatagtcaagtcttcaataaaatactatttcatgcgaaaaattactacaaactagtgtatctctcattctcaattagacaaaatgttttaaaataattcatttttcttgttttcatttgttttggggcttatcagcaatgaaacaaaaaatatgttagaatgttaaacctagtttttacttccctggaactcgataaaaaacaccatttacaaAACCCTTATCATAAATATACTAAATcaagagatataaaacaattatactaacaaagttttttgcattaataaaaaaaatgaagatggtagataagagattttgacttacccgagattttacgaagcaaagaatatcaattatgggtgtgccgaccatgggtgtgagaagaaggagaagaaaacgatggttagggttaagcaataagatcttttatattagttaatgtatatatggaaacaatggacttttcataaattgttcctactcactatttttaaaaagggcccattgagttataaaattaaaaactttttatttcatatggtgtcacttccaaaaaatgacaccgtaaatctgaaattagcatcatctaactatcctaattgaagattttttatatgatgtgtcacctttataaattttaagttcaatgatgtcattattttaaatgcgacaccataaatagtgacatcatatattatttttgtagtagtgctccttattttggaaaaggtggtctgtgaaaaatcagATCAAGTTcgagggtcaagttacttatcggaaaggtacggtaaagaccgtagcacccctttaagtccctaaagtcatgtatttactaataaaatgaagcaagcATGACAATTGgcaaggaaatcaatggatacaaAAGTGATCACAAATAAGAAGCAAGtcatgataatgaataaatgaacGAAGTGAGAGCGGGAGCGTACCTTGGCAGTAGGTaataaagcgctatcatgaaataGGGTTACCGCTCaataacaaatacaaaatatatcgcATGCATGTCCaagatcaaaacaaaaataaaaataaaaatatctgtTAGACATGGCAATTAACAATGAGAAGAGaaatctcatatgtagggctccccaccaaagcccaatttatcttgcatgcATTGGtctcacaaatttcattatttcggaattatgaaaaattcattcttacttacgaaaaataaaaagaaatagaagattatttgaaaaccgaagtggaattaaaactgttcgagagaaaactagatttttggaatttgtttgaaaattgaagcctagaaaattatttgaaaattggggtcttaggaattaaatttaagaattggaattttggaaattaatcgAAGgtggaataataaataaataaatagaataataacaataataacgaaaataatacttaaatgaGTAAGCATGAATAgttgaattttttagattgaaaattaaatttgaaagttggaattttgaagaattgtttaaagatggaattataaaataaataaataaatggaataataataataataataacgaaaataatacttaaataaatgaacgtgaatagtggaatttttgaaatcgaaaattaagtttggaagacggaattttgaaaaattatttgaagatggaatttttaaaataaataaataaataaatgaaataataataataataataataataataataataataataataataatgaaaataatacttaaatgaatgaacgtggatagtgaaatttttgaaatcgggaattaaattcggaaaacaaaattctgaaaaattgtttaaagatggaatttttaaaataaataaataaatgagataataataataataacaaaaataatacttaaatgaaTGAACGTGAATGGTGGAGTTTTTGAAatcggaaattaaatttggaagatgGAATTCtgtaaaattgtttaaagatggaatttttaaaacaaataaataaatggaataataataataataataataataatgaaaataatacttaaatgaatgaacgtgaatagtggagtttttgaaattgaaaattaaatttggaagacgAAATtctgaaaaattgtttaaagatgaaaattttaaaataaataaataaatggaataataataataataataatgaaaataatacttaaatgaatgaatgtgaatagtggaattttgttggaaaaattaaatttaaaattttgaatcttggagaattaGACCTAAAATTAGAACTTTAGAAAATTACTTCAAGAGcggaaatttggaaaattgaatttttaaagaaaacgaAGTATAGGTAAATTGAATTTTCGGGAATCAAAgttttataaactaaattttaaatcaaattttaggaaattatttagaaaatggtattttgtatatataaacttaaaaatggagttttggaaaattgaattttaagaattaaagttttgtaaactaaactttgaaaattggaattgcggaaaaggatttgaaaatcagaatatataaaaagaaagtgAGTTTTGAAAGGTTATTTAAGGACGgagtttttataaaaagttatatttgtgtcgtaataaaaaaaaaaaaatgaagacttGAGAGGGCCAAATGCTTGGCCCATTGGGTTCTACACCAAATGAACAAGGGCTCAGAGCcacaaaaaaaacaacaacaatatgCCAAGTAGCTTGCAGTGAAACCAATCATACCGGGCCCAATATGAACTAATCAGGcccaaactcaaaaaaaaagGGCTTAGGGCTCACCTGAACCAATTTAGGCCCATAACTCATATCTGCATGACAACTTCCTAAAAAACTACATCACATACTAGTAATAGAAACTACTACCGGCCACAGCCAAACCATAACCCACGCTCTAACAATAAGCGGTGCACTTCTTCCTACAGTCGATGGTGCACCCACTCCCACCCCTGCTGGCGCCGTAGTTCTTGCCGGGTCGACTGTAAGAGGTGAAGCCCTTAGCCGGACATGTCAGCTTCTTCTTGTAGCAGGGACCCTTTACGGCTTTCAGTTAAGCCATATCTCGGTACCATCTACAAGCTCTGACTTCGCGAGCGCCACCCTAAGGAGCGGCGACACCAACATATACATGCTTCGGCACCTCTCTACAGCCTCCAACATATTCTCGAAATCAACATCTCCATCATAACCGAGGTCTCCGCCAATGAGGCTGCCTTCACGAGCATGAAAAAATCAGAACACGTGAAATAGTGGCAGCGTGAACAGCGACACTGAGCGCGGCGCGAACAGCGACACTGAACGCGGCGCATCCTGCTCTTTTCTAGTAAAAAGGATTAAACCTAGGATATTGTTGTTAGTGATATCATATATTAGAAGGTTTCGAcataaagatgaaatttttaaagAGAGAAATAATTATTAGATTAAGTATACCAAAATTTCATTTGTCTCTCTTGGAAATGTTGATAGATATTTATACTTCATCAAGCTACCACGTGTCATCCCCTAATTGCTTTGGAACTATCCAATGGTTTTTTGGACTTGTACGATAGTGTTAGTGCTAACATGACTGCTGTGAATATTCGTTTAGACGAGTGGCTCATTCATACTCTAGCTTGGCCACCACGAGCGCCTATCTAGACGAGTTGTTGGGCTAGGTACACCATCACGATACTCGTGTTATCTAAGCGAGGCTATTTAATTATGCCCAGCATCACCACGCCACCAACACTTCCGCATGACAAAGTCTCCCAATTGCTGCAAAAGACAAGCATTACCCATCTGCTATTTTCGTCCTTTACTCGTGAAATTTCATGCTTACCGCATAACTCAACGGCCAGCACAAAGTTACAAAAAGCCGCTTGTTTTGGGTTTATGCATACGAGGTGCTTCAGTTTTAGGAGCTCCATTATTGGGACTTGGCAGCCAGAGAGATGGACCCGGCACAAACAGAGATGAGCAGCAGAAATAGTAGATGGTCCCTCCAGGGAACGACCGCTCTCGTCACAGGTGGAACTCGAGGCATAGGGTTAGTGACCTTCCTAATTTTTGTTTGCTCAAATTTCATCGTGATAGTGATTAATTTGATGTGAATTCGGTTATGAGTTAGGCATGCGATCGTAGAAGAATTAGCAGCATTCGGGGCAACAGTTCATACGTGTTCTCGAAACCAGAAGGAACTGGATGAGATGTTACAAGTATGGAAAAGCAAAGGCTTTAAAGTGAGTGGATCCGTCTGTGACGTGTCATCGCGACCTCAGCGGACTCAGCTCATGGACACCGTCTCCTCCCTCTTCGACGGCAAGCTGAACATCCTTGTAAAAGTTTcattaaatcttttattttatattttttttaaaaatacatttctGATATATAAAAACAcattaaattgttttaagacttggtatttatatttattttccatttcctCTTTTAAGTCCTCATAGTGTATTAGATTTGTTCTCACTTATTCAATAGATATCGATATAATTAGTTGAATTAGGTTAAAATCTCGTAtgttttgtttcttaatttgcttttttttttatatttctttcattaataaaaaaaatttacgtTTCCATTTTAGAAAAAggaagtaataaaattttacaaacatCACAAATATACATGATATTTGGATATGACAAGACTTCAAAAGTCTTCAAATTCTTAGCTTATTATATTTCGCTttgtttgattcttgaaaaatattaaagaaagaaaaaaaaatgttaagaaaaataattttatcatatttggttttaatgtaaaaaatataaaaatataattaaaattagtaaaaaatttatatatttttaaattatttaatctttatataaaatataaaaaatatatgagatgGGTTTACAatagcatataaaataatttattgatttaaatctattttttattttctttcattttttcttttctcgtatttcttttttaaaccaaacataacctttatatataaaaatattattgtattgATCTATTCATCTTTTAAGTCATTCCTAAAAATGAATCAAGAATTCAGATTTTTTCTTCTCCGTGTTTTTAGCATAATAGAATGTTGATATGATGACAATTGCATTAATACAAAGTGTAGCAAACAAAACTAAGGGTGGACCCTGCAGAGATAAACAGTGATCATTAAAAATATCGAATCACAACATAGTTTATAAAATGTCGTTATTAGCATCGGAATCAAAACCAAATTTACTTTCATGGTGACACGTTGATGAAACTTCGCATCATTGATCCCACAAATTTGTTTTGCTTTGGTTGttctttttcacttgttttataaTCTCATGGTTTGTCTAGGTAAACAATGCCGGTACAGTTATATCTAAGAGAACCGAAGAATATACGGTTGAAGATGTCTCAATCATAATGGGTACCAATTTTGAATCTGCTTATCATCTGTCTCAACTTGGATATCCCCTCTTGAAAGCATCCGGCAGGGGAAGCATAGTATTTATCTCCTCTGTTGCTGGCGTCATGGCCTTGCCTGTTATTTCTATCTATGCTGCTTCTAAAGGTATGTTACGTAATGAAATGACAAAATTGATAAGAATTTGGTATTTTACTAATAAAGGTATCACAAATGTGATTATTTTATACAGGGGCAATGAATCAAGTCACAAGAAATTTAGCGTGCGAGTGGGCTGAGGACAATATACGAGTTAATACAATTGCACCTTGGGTTATTAACACCTCACTCATCCATAAAGCAAAAGTAAGATTCTAACTTTATTGcttaaacttttacaaaaattgataatttaatataatatcaaaacttGATTTGATTGGAGTTTATGGGTTCGAGACATCTTTATATAATTTGTATGTTTGTTTCtccaatttataattttatgataCCTTTTCATGTGTCCCTCATGTGAGATTAGTAGTTCAACAGTAtgattatatttgaattatttttttattataacaaaCAAAAAGGTTCAAAgaaattagtttaaatattttgttttttaattgtttgaattaaatttatataattcatTATCTATATTGATTTCAAAGATTGAATGATCTACACGTCTCAAGAACAATATAGTCGTAAATTACTAATATTTTGCTTTTATCTGCATGGTGCTTTCATCTCTCTGATTCACTCACATGATTCCATCCATTTATTAGGCGAAACTCATCATTGTTTTTGGTTTCCTCCTTCTACAGGATGATCCTTCCTCAGAAGAAAAGATAAAGCGCATAATCTCTCGAACTCCTATTTGCCGCATGGGAGAGCCTGATGAGGTTTCATCATTGGTGGCATTCCTTTGCTTCCCTGCTGCTTCATATATCACTGGACAAGTGATATGTGTTGATGGTGGATATTCAGTGACTGGCTTCTAGTTCTACCCTACATGCTCAAAACTATAGTTGAATAAGGTCTCCAAAAAGATATTTGGAGCCAGTTGTTGCTATTGCtatccattatatatatatatatagcattaataattttcaaacttgtttacaTTATTAAAAGGAGTTCttacatatataatataaaaaactttttccattatttgatatgagatatcataatcACTCATTATGCAGATATAATGTTTTCATCATATCTCATGAAATtgtaaaatcaaacaaacatacACTCCATGTCAAGCTAAACAAATTATCACATCGGGATTAAAAATCAACTCTAATACCATCTATAATAACTTATTACCAACTAAATAGATATTGTTAGCTTGGGACTTAAAGGATCTTTACcactttaaaatgtttttacattATACAGTTGGAGCAAattattacaaatggtattagagttaaatctttcattttgatgtgagagtttgatagtattttaaggagtatttatttatttgatctcGTAATCTTATGAAACACAATGAGAACATTATGTTTGCATGAAAGGTGATTGTAATATCtcacattaaatatgaaaaaaaaaacttataaatacattttaaaactttttttaagttcaaatcaaataatatctACACAATTAAAAGtaagtattaaaatattaaaataaaatgtttcttGATTCATATTAGAGTTGGATATATTCACCATCAAATCATCAATCTATAATACATTAGTCATAACGCTAGTTAGGCCCGAAGACTAAAGCCATTGACAACACTTCCTCCACTCTCCCTTTGAGGAGTCAGCTCtcatcttatatttttaatgagtTATCAAAATGTTAAAGACAAATTACCTAATAAGTTTTTCAttaattctattatttattatttttgtaatttattatcAATTCTATTCATTTAGTTTCACAATTTTAGTTTAAtccctaaatttttttaatgtcaatCTTAAATTATACTCAAATATTACataatatctttttattatgtttttttattaacaataaatGAAGAAAGCCATGTACcaagaataattttttccaactcttatcaattttctaaataacaTGTAACATTCATGTATTTGTCACATGGTTTTTTCATCctcctttaatgaaaaatcataaCAAAAAAGGTTAATTATTTAACATTTGCATATAGTTCATGTTCAtgttactttaaaaatatatatatatattctgaggttaaattaaaacatgataAAAATATGGAGAcaatttttatcatatactaATTAAAAGTATTCAATCATAAAAGTTCAAGattgaattataaaataagtttatcAACTTTCTAATGAAGTAGGATTGCACTAATATAAAGATCGTAACTTTTGCTATTGTTGTTCAAAGCAATGTTTTCAAACTTGaaccaatcaatcataaaaGTTACCTATTCATAATTTAATGGTTAAATTGTGATTAAATCaatgatatcataaatatataatttatatattattaaaattaaaatattataagaaattagaaaatatatgaataatttaagtttttaaacacATTAATCATCATTAATATTGATAGCTTAAATTATGATAAGAATAACATaaagatttattaaattattactatttttaatttattaaatatgtaacttttagtttttaagataaataagattttattatttaaatttatttgcatTTCAATagctatatattttatttttttcaaaattattagttcttttatttatattattttgatattattatagataaataaaaagtatttatattcattttggATTTGATGTAATTATAGTCTTTTAAATGCTTTTCTTTGATAAGATGCAAGCATGGTATGGTGGTCCATCTTTTGATTTTGCATGCAAGGAAAAACGGGCTGTAAATTTGCCATTCCTTATGATAGAACAAGTGTGGGCTTGGGTGAAGAATTTGGGCTTAACAAGGGGCCTTTACATATTGGGCCACTGCAAGCGGTTCAGCTCATGAACGTTCTTAAAAGatgagttgaaacttgaaagtaCACTTTAGGAAGGCGACCTCGATATTTTAGTTCGCTTTCATTAAATCCCAATGaccatttaaattaataatctaCAAGATGTTGTACTTATCAATGACAAAAAACCTTAGAAGTGGGAATCATTTTAGGATTGAATTGTcctatttaaaaaaggaaaattcaagaTGCATCATGCATGTGGGCCGATGGGATTTAAAAGGGAGTAGGGCTTTGTTTCACGGGACAATTGTCTTTTGAACCCAATtgagcccaaaaattaagatttgacccATAAAAGTTGCATCATTGATggaaagaatataa includes the following:
- the LOC100254617 gene encoding tropinone reductase homolog, whose protein sequence is MDPAQTEMSSRNSRWSLQGTTALVTGGTRGIGHAIVEELAAFGATVHTCSRNQKELDEMLQVWKSKGFKVSGSVCDVSSRPQRTQLMDTVSSLFDGKLNILVNNAGTVISKRTEEYTVEDVSIIMGTNFESAYHLSQLGYPLLKASGRGSIVFISSVAGVMALPVISIYAASKGAMNQVTRNLACEWAEDNIRVNTIAPWVINTSLIHKAKDDPSSEEKIKRIISRTPICRMGEPDEVSSLVAFLCFPAASYITGQVICVDGGYSVTGF